A genomic window from Nosocomiicoccus massiliensis includes:
- a CDS encoding ferredoxin — MTIKYTISDQDTCIACGACGASAPDIFDYDDDGISYSILDNNEGITPVPEELLGDLEMAYLGCPTDSIKVADEPFDGDPLKFE, encoded by the coding sequence GTGACGATTAAATATACTATTTCTGACCAGGACACTTGTATTGCTTGTGGAGCATGTGGAGCGTCAGCGCCGGATATTTTCGATTATGACGATGACGGAATTTCGTACTCCATACTCGATAACAATGAAGGTATAACACCTGTTCCTGAAGAACTCCTTGGTGACCTTGAGATGGCGTATCTAGGGTGTCCGACAGATTCCATAAAAGTAGCCGATGAACCGTTCGACGGAGATCCGTTAAAGTTTGAATAA
- a CDS encoding LysM peptidoglycan-binding domain-containing protein, protein MKDDFYKDIQHKRTDTNKDERTRRQSRKNKVDEQFSRSAKYNREENKTVKNENKKENKPKKDDDKSVIAAILASFKSTSSKYGDQFSKEMQQSKSKLKDFKNKHLNTQSIKNNKNKKSLLVLLALLIPLTLVLGVMIVSNFWPSGDGIDEQSVASDKKEENTRQIDKEFESKKAELEKQFAKNKDSNSNKKSKDNKDGEEVASNKDGNLPAKYSEEQIASLEKLGQSVISSKKESDVKKAEQKAAEERERERLAEEAKKKEEEEKKVGATHVVTAQDNLYRIALKYYGAGTEENIQKIRSANGISGNNLTVGQELIIP, encoded by the coding sequence ATGAAAGATGATTTTTATAAAGATATACAGCATAAACGTACTGATACAAATAAAGATGAACGAACAAGACGTCAATCTAGAAAAAATAAAGTAGACGAACAGTTCAGCCGTAGCGCGAAGTATAATCGTGAAGAAAATAAAACTGTAAAAAATGAAAATAAAAAAGAAAACAAACCTAAAAAAGATGACGATAAGTCTGTAATTGCTGCAATTTTAGCATCCTTCAAGAGTACTTCATCGAAATATGGTGATCAGTTTTCTAAAGAGATGCAGCAATCAAAATCAAAGTTAAAAGATTTTAAAAACAAACATTTAAACACTCAATCAATTAAAAACAATAAAAATAAAAAGTCTCTACTCGTTTTACTCGCACTTTTAATTCCGTTAACTCTCGTTTTAGGTGTAATGATTGTCTCTAACTTTTGGCCTTCAGGTGACGGTATAGATGAACAATCTGTTGCAAGCGATAAAAAAGAAGAGAACACGAGACAAATTGACAAAGAATTTGAAAGTAAAAAAGCTGAATTAGAAAAGCAGTTTGCAAAAAACAAAGATAGTAACTCTAATAAAAAGAGTAAAGATAATAAAGACGGTGAAGAAGTCGCTTCAAATAAAGATGGTAATCTGCCAGCGAAATACTCTGAAGAACAAATCGCAAGTCTTGAAAAGCTTGGTCAATCAGTCATCTCGTCTAAGAAAGAATCTGACGTAAAGAAGGCCGAACAAAAAGCAGCTGAAGAAAGAGAACGTGAACGCCTAGCTGAAGAGGCTAAAAAGAAAGAAGAAGAAGAGAAAAAAGTCGGAGCGACACACGTTGTTACTGCGCAAGATAACTTATACCGAATTGCACTTAAATATTACGGAGCTGGTACAGAAGAAAACATCCAGAAAATAAGAAGCGCGAACGGTATTTCAGGAAACAACTTAACAGTTGGTCAAGAACTCATTATTCCATAA
- the cmk gene encoding (d)CMP kinase produces the protein MSKINITIDGPAAAGKSTIAKIVANHLNYKYLDTGAMYRAVTLYSLNLSESLTESNITDAKINFSESGDVFLNDTNVTKDIRNSEVTNKVSSIASIDFVRDYLVDMQREIAADKGIVMDGRDIGTVVIPDAELKIYLTASPEIRAKRRLIEEEARGNNITLDNLIKEIIARDESDMNREHSPLKKADSAIEINTDNMTIDEVASAILNYARERINDNVL, from the coding sequence ATGTCAAAAATTAATATAACAATTGATGGTCCTGCTGCCGCTGGTAAAAGTACCATCGCAAAAATTGTTGCGAACCATTTAAATTATAAATATTTAGATACCGGTGCAATGTACCGAGCGGTTACTTTATATTCTCTGAATCTAAGTGAATCACTTACGGAATCAAATATTACAGACGCTAAAATAAATTTTAGTGAATCTGGAGATGTATTTTTAAACGATACGAACGTTACGAAAGATATTCGTAATAGTGAAGTAACAAATAAAGTAAGTTCTATTGCTTCGATTGATTTTGTACGTGATTATCTCGTTGATATGCAACGTGAAATAGCAGCAGATAAAGGTATTGTAATGGACGGTAGAGATATCGGTACTGTTGTAATTCCAGATGCTGAGTTAAAAATTTATTTAACAGCGAGTCCTGAAATTCGTGCAAAACGTCGACTTATTGAAGAAGAAGCTCGTGGAAATAATATTACATTAGATAATTTAATTAAAGAAATCATCGCACGTGATGAAAGTGATATGAACCGCGAACATTCACCTTTAAAAAAAGCAGACAGTGCAATAGAGATTAATACTGATAATATGACGATTGACGAAGTTGCATCGGCAATTTTAAATTATGCACGCGAAAGGATTAACGACAATGTTTTATAA
- a CDS encoding lysophospholipid acyltransferase family protein, with amino-acid sequence MFYKIMKVFVTLYYRVRHKITVIGENNIPKEGPVLLAANHKSLHDPPAIGISVKREMSFFAKSELFKNKLFGAAIRNLNAIPVNRGKGDRAALKTSIEALKEGRMLLMFPEGTRNKDKKDELRPLQEGASFIAMSAKAPIVPVAVRGNYDDKNGVTIIFGQPIYTDELRKDGLKRKDITKILENNLNNLLNGPLHLDK; translated from the coding sequence ATGTTTTATAAAATTATGAAAGTATTTGTGACGTTATATTACCGAGTGCGTCATAAAATCACAGTCATCGGTGAAAACAACATTCCAAAAGAAGGTCCAGTTTTACTCGCTGCAAATCACAAATCATTACACGATCCACCAGCAATTGGTATTTCCGTAAAACGTGAGATGTCATTTTTTGCAAAATCTGAGCTGTTTAAAAATAAATTATTCGGAGCAGCAATCCGTAATTTAAATGCAATACCTGTCAATAGAGGTAAAGGAGATCGTGCGGCATTAAAAACGTCGATTGAGGCATTAAAAGAGGGACGTATGCTTTTAATGTTTCCTGAAGGGACACGTAACAAAGATAAAAAGGATGAGTTAAGACCTCTTCAAGAAGGTGCAAGCTTTATCGCAATGAGTGCAAAAGCGCCGATTGTGCCAGTTGCTGTACGTGGAAATTATGATGATAAAAATGGCGTAACGATTATATTCGGTCAACCAATATATACAGATGAGTTAAGGAAAGATGGATTAAAGAGAAAAGATATTACGAAAATTTTAGAAAATAATCTAAATAATTTGTTAAATGGACCTTTACACCTTGACAAATAG
- the rpsA gene encoding 30S ribosomal protein S1 has translation MTNEEKFEENLEVENTETVESKYNEGDVVTGKVSKVEEKFVEVELEDGTTGVVPISQLTSKRIDTTDEIVSLDDELTAIVIKIEDESTVVVSVRQYETEEAYNDLKSKKDNDETIQAEVIEVVPAGLVVDVGARGFIPASLISTQFVEDLTQFDGQTLDVKVEDVDPENNRIILNRRVLEEAAEKEELLKNFDSLEEGEVVEGEVVRTTNFGAFVNVNGVDGLVHISEIDYNRVDSVDDAVSIGDTVNVKILSVDKDNERVSLSIKQAGDSPFDKFFNEHKVGDVVKGTVKRLVDFGAFVEVAEGVEGLVHVSEISYDHVEHPQDVLKAEEEVDVKIIGFNEEDEKTSLSIKATKEKPQRSVQQKDKTVYKDEEDDAPTLRDILGDKLKDLGL, from the coding sequence ATGACAAACGAAGAAAAATTTGAAGAAAACTTAGAAGTTGAAAACACAGAAACTGTTGAGTCTAAATACAACGAAGGCGACGTTGTAACTGGTAAAGTTTCTAAAGTTGAAGAAAAATTTGTAGAAGTTGAACTTGAAGACGGTACGACTGGAGTCGTTCCAATTAGTCAATTAACTTCAAAACGAATTGATACAACAGATGAGATTGTAAGTCTTGATGATGAGCTTACAGCTATAGTAATTAAAATCGAAGATGAGTCAACAGTAGTTGTTTCTGTACGTCAATATGAGACAGAAGAAGCATACAATGACTTAAAATCAAAAAAAGATAACGATGAAACAATTCAAGCAGAAGTAATTGAGGTTGTTCCTGCTGGATTAGTTGTTGACGTCGGTGCACGTGGTTTCATCCCGGCATCACTTATTTCAACACAATTCGTTGAAGACCTTACTCAATTTGATGGTCAAACTCTAGACGTTAAAGTTGAAGACGTTGATCCAGAAAATAACCGTATTATTTTAAACAGACGCGTTTTAGAAGAAGCAGCTGAAAAAGAAGAATTACTTAAAAACTTCGATTCACTTGAAGAAGGTGAGGTCGTTGAAGGTGAAGTTGTTCGTACAACAAACTTCGGTGCTTTCGTTAATGTTAATGGGGTAGATGGTCTCGTACACATCTCAGAAATTGACTACAACAGAGTAGATAGCGTTGATGATGCTGTTTCAATCGGTGACACGGTCAACGTTAAAATTCTTTCAGTAGACAAAGATAACGAAAGAGTATCACTTTCAATTAAACAAGCTGGAGACAGTCCGTTCGATAAATTCTTCAACGAGCATAAAGTCGGTGACGTCGTAAAAGGAACTGTTAAACGCCTAGTAGACTTCGGTGCTTTCGTAGAAGTGGCTGAAGGTGTAGAGGGGCTTGTACACGTATCAGAAATTTCATATGATCATGTTGAACACCCACAAGACGTATTAAAAGCAGAAGAAGAAGTCGATGTTAAAATTATCGGATTCAACGAAGAAGACGAAAAAACATCACTTTCAATTAAAGCAACAAAAGAAAAACCACAACGTTCAGTTCAACAAAAAGATAAAACAGTTTATAAAGACGAAGAAGACGATGCACCTACATTAAGAGATATTTTAGGTGATAAACTTAAAGATTTAGGTCTTTAA
- the der gene encoding ribosome biogenesis GTPase Der, whose amino-acid sequence MIPTVAVVGRPNVGKSTLFNRIIGERKSIVEDTPGVTRDRIYATGDWLGHEFNIIDTGGIELDDNLFQNEISVQAEIAINEADVIVMVVNGREGVTNDDVHVANILHRSKKPVVLMVNKIDSYEMRSEIYQFYELGLGDPYPVSGSHGLGLGDVLDKVIENFSTLNYEVDEDDSIKVSLIGRPNVGKSSLVNAILGEDRVIVSNIAGTTRDAIDTKLEKDGFNYTFVDTAGIRKRGKVYENTEKYSVLRANVAIERSDVVLLVLNGEEGIREQDKRIAGIAHEAGRAIVIVVNKWDAVEKDTQTMRKFELKIRDQFRFLDYAPIAFVSAKTKSRVHTLFPLIHTVDNAHKQRVQSSALNEVLVDSVAMNPTPTDKTGKRLNIFYGTQVSVAPPTFVVFVNDPELMHFSYKRYLENRLREAFDFTGTPIHIIARRRN is encoded by the coding sequence ATGATACCTACAGTAGCAGTCGTGGGACGACCGAACGTTGGAAAATCCACGTTATTTAACAGAATTATTGGAGAAAGAAAATCAATTGTAGAAGATACTCCAGGCGTTACAAGAGACCGAATATACGCTACAGGAGATTGGCTCGGTCATGAATTTAATATCATAGATACTGGTGGAATTGAACTCGATGACAACTTATTCCAAAATGAAATTTCAGTACAAGCAGAAATTGCAATTAATGAAGCTGATGTAATAGTAATGGTAGTAAATGGACGTGAAGGTGTTACAAATGATGATGTTCACGTTGCAAATATTTTACATCGTTCAAAAAAACCTGTCGTATTAATGGTCAATAAAATCGATTCTTACGAAATGCGTTCAGAAATATATCAGTTTTATGAATTAGGTCTAGGCGACCCTTATCCAGTATCTGGTTCTCATGGTTTAGGATTAGGTGATGTTCTAGATAAAGTCATTGAAAACTTTAGTACATTAAACTATGAAGTGGATGAAGATGACTCAATTAAAGTTTCTTTAATTGGACGACCGAACGTTGGTAAATCTAGTTTAGTCAACGCAATACTCGGTGAAGATCGTGTCATTGTTTCGAATATTGCTGGGACGACTCGAGATGCTATCGATACAAAACTTGAAAAAGACGGGTTTAACTATACATTTGTCGATACGGCGGGTATTCGTAAACGAGGAAAAGTGTACGAAAACACAGAAAAATATTCGGTATTACGAGCTAACGTTGCGATTGAACGAAGCGACGTAGTTTTACTCGTTTTAAACGGCGAAGAAGGTATTCGAGAACAAGATAAACGCATTGCAGGAATTGCACATGAAGCAGGAAGAGCAATTGTTATTGTCGTTAACAAATGGGACGCCGTTGAAAAAGATACACAAACGATGCGTAAATTCGAACTAAAGATTAGAGATCAATTTAGATTTTTAGATTATGCACCAATTGCATTCGTTTCAGCGAAAACTAAAAGTCGTGTGCATACGTTATTCCCACTTATTCATACAGTCGATAATGCACATAAGCAACGCGTTCAATCGAGTGCGTTAAACGAAGTGCTAGTAGATAGTGTTGCAATGAATCCTACACCGACAGATAAGACAGGAAAACGATTAAATATTTTCTACGGGACTCAAGTCAGCGTCGCACCACCGACGTTTGTAGTTTTTGTAAACGATCCAGAGCTCATGCATTTTAGTTATAAGCGATACTTAGAAAATCGTTTAAGAGAAGCTTTTGACTTTACAGGAACACCAATTCATATCATTGCACGTCGTCGAAATTAA
- a CDS encoding NAD(P)H-dependent glycerol-3-phosphate dehydrogenase, which yields MNITIIGTGSFGTSLSMILDSNNHHVLMYGRNKSTVQEINKDHTNKNYLKDITLSETIKATDDLKDAIKHGDILILAVPVKAVRTVSKQINDYLNELDKQVLICHVAKGLELGTHKRVSEIIIEEIDEKNYIDVAILSGPSHAEEIALKQPTTVSTASINKTGQKQIQDVFINKYFRVYENNDLIGVEVGGALKNIIALGIGILDGLGFGDNTKSAVITRGLHEIARLGTKMGANPLTFMGLTGVGDLIVTAMSEHSRNFRCGKMLASGQSLDDIVENMGMVVEGVNTTKAAYELAKIHDVDMPITNVLYEYLFESISETDALISLMMRERKSETEGLLEIMRNHLEAEK from the coding sequence ATGAATATAACAATTATAGGGACAGGTAGTTTTGGTACAAGTCTTTCAATGATACTCGATTCTAACAATCATCATGTACTAATGTACGGCAGAAATAAAAGTACTGTTCAAGAAATCAACAAAGATCATACGAACAAAAACTATTTAAAAGATATTACGCTAAGTGAGACAATTAAAGCGACAGATGATCTTAAAGATGCTATTAAGCATGGTGATATATTAATACTCGCAGTTCCAGTAAAAGCAGTCCGAACTGTAAGTAAACAAATTAACGATTATTTAAATGAATTAGATAAACAAGTGTTAATATGTCACGTTGCTAAAGGATTAGAACTAGGTACTCATAAACGTGTGTCTGAAATTATCATTGAAGAAATTGACGAAAAAAATTATATAGACGTCGCAATTTTAAGTGGACCATCACACGCAGAGGAAATCGCATTAAAACAACCGACAACAGTAAGTACAGCCTCAATAAATAAAACAGGTCAAAAGCAAATTCAAGATGTATTTATAAATAAATACTTTAGAGTGTATGAAAACAATGACTTAATTGGCGTGGAAGTAGGCGGTGCGCTTAAAAATATTATCGCCCTTGGAATTGGTATTTTAGATGGTCTAGGATTTGGAGATAATACAAAATCTGCTGTTATTACGCGAGGTCTTCATGAGATCGCAAGACTCGGTACTAAAATGGGTGCGAATCCTTTAACTTTTATGGGATTAACAGGTGTCGGTGACTTAATTGTAACAGCGATGAGTGAACATTCTAGAAACTTCAGATGTGGGAAGATGCTCGCTAGTGGACAGTCACTCGACGATATTGTTGAAAATATGGGAATGGTCGTCGAAGGTGTTAACACGACAAAAGCAGCATACGAGCTTGCAAAAATTCACGACGTCGATATGCCGATTACGAATGTATTGTACGAATATTTATTTGAATCAATCTCTGAGACAGATGCTTTAATCTCTTTAATGATGAGAGAAAGAAAGTCTGAAACGGAAGGTTTATTAGAAATTATGAGAAATCATTTAGAAGCGGAGAAATAA
- a CDS encoding DUF2768 domain-containing protein encodes MFDISRMDLMWVSFYSMGAMALAALLIYIARYKMPYRFVSIIMSIIAWLLLIFAFITMILVLGGSNHA; translated from the coding sequence ATGTTTGATATATCTAGAATGGATTTAATGTGGGTGTCGTTTTATTCGATGGGTGCGATGGCACTTGCGGCACTCTTAATATATATCGCACGTTATAAAATGCCATATCGTTTCGTAAGTATTATCATGTCAATTATTGCATGGTTACTTCTAATATTTGCATTTATAACAATGATACTCGTATTAGGAGGCAGTAACCATGCGTAA
- a CDS encoding HU family DNA-binding protein — MNKTDLINAVSDKADLTKKDAGAAVDAVFEAIQGSLTKGEKVQLIGFGTFEVRERAARKGRNPQTGEEIEIAASKVPAFKAGKALKDAVK; from the coding sequence ATGAACAAGACTGATTTAATTAACGCAGTAAGCGACAAAGCTGATCTTACTAAAAAAGATGCAGGTGCTGCTGTAGACGCAGTTTTCGAAGCAATCCAAGGATCACTAACTAAAGGTGAAAAAGTTCAATTAATCGGATTCGGTACTTTCGAAGTACGTGAGCGTGCTGCACGTAAAGGACGTAACCCACAAACTGGTGAAGAAATTGAAATTGCAGCATCTAAAGTACCAGCTTTCAAAGCAGGTAAAGCTCTAAAAGACGCAGTAAAATAA
- a CDS encoding demethylmenaquinone methyltransferase, whose amino-acid sequence MKDNKIQNIFNTISKDYDQMNDIISFKQHDVWRKKTMSEIFLHDDDNVLDLCCGTGDWTIQLAESNPNVNVIGLDFSENMLKVAESKVKHLQNVELLQGDAMDLPFEDNSFDLITIGFGLRNLPDYKQALIEVARVLKPGGHFVILETSNPNNKVVATLFNIYFGKIMPLFGKIFAKSGEEYKWLYESTRDFLSKEELKDLMDSTGFTNIKIVPHNMGMAATHLAYKPIDYDKTV is encoded by the coding sequence ATGAAAGATAATAAAATACAAAATATATTTAACACAATTTCAAAAGATTACGACCAAATGAATGACATTATAAGTTTTAAACAACATGATGTATGGCGTAAAAAGACGATGTCTGAAATTTTTCTTCACGATGATGATAATGTATTAGATCTATGTTGTGGAACTGGTGACTGGACAATTCAACTTGCTGAAAGTAATCCTAATGTAAATGTAATTGGATTAGACTTCAGTGAAAACATGCTAAAAGTTGCAGAGAGTAAAGTGAAACATCTTCAAAATGTAGAGTTACTTCAAGGTGATGCAATGGATTTACCGTTTGAAGATAATTCGTTTGATTTGATTACGATTGGTTTTGGTTTAAGAAATTTACCAGATTATAAACAAGCGCTTATTGAAGTGGCTAGAGTCCTAAAACCAGGCGGTCATTTCGTTATTCTAGAAACATCTAATCCGAATAACAAAGTCGTTGCGACATTATTTAACATATATTTCGGTAAAATCATGCCATTATTTGGAAAAATCTTTGCGAAAAGTGGCGAAGAGTACAAATGGCTCTATGAGTCAACGAGAGATTTTCTATCAAAAGAAGAGTTAAAAGATTTAATGGATTCAACTGGGTTTACAAATATAAAAATAGTCCCTCATAACATGGGTATGGCTGCAACCCATTTAGCATATAAACCGATTGATTATGACAAAACCGTTTAA
- a CDS encoding polyprenyl synthetase family protein has protein sequence MTKPFKSFIKPDLKKIEAYIKKNLDPGTSIVNDESFNLYVTGGKKLRPSLALLVGKLGDKDKYNDLIKTAASLELIHMASLVHDDIIDDSETRRKRKTTFYKHGYFQAVNTGNFLISSAIEAVSHIEHQEFHDTYALAMRQIVEGELFQFDTQFDDMQTIDNYLDKIYKKTALLIVLSIKLGAFATNVDRKVLKSLIEYGYNVGMSFQIIDDYLDFTASEKILGKPKFSDLKNGHYTLPVLLLRNKDSTFRSMLKKYSKHRANSEELSKYILESNAIQESKAISNKYLDDALQNVTDIESPIKEYLVEVVEKLRDRLN, from the coding sequence ATGACAAAACCGTTTAAATCTTTTATAAAGCCTGATTTAAAGAAAATAGAGGCGTATATTAAAAAGAATCTAGACCCAGGAACTTCTATAGTAAACGATGAAAGTTTTAATTTATACGTCACAGGCGGTAAAAAGCTTAGACCATCACTTGCACTTCTCGTTGGTAAATTAGGGGACAAAGATAAATATAATGATTTAATTAAAACTGCAGCGAGTTTAGAACTAATTCATATGGCAAGCTTAGTTCATGATGATATTATCGATGACTCAGAGACGAGAAGAAAACGTAAGACTACGTTTTATAAACATGGTTACTTTCAAGCAGTTAATACAGGTAACTTTTTAATTTCCAGTGCGATAGAAGCAGTGTCTCACATAGAACATCAAGAGTTTCACGACACATATGCTCTTGCGATGCGTCAAATTGTAGAGGGAGAGCTATTCCAATTCGATACTCAGTTTGACGATATGCAGACAATAGATAATTATTTAGATAAAATTTATAAAAAGACAGCGTTACTCATCGTATTAAGTATTAAACTTGGAGCATTTGCTACCAATGTTGATCGAAAAGTACTTAAATCTTTGATTGAATACGGATATAACGTTGGAATGAGTTTTCAAATTATAGATGACTATTTAGATTTTACAGCTAGTGAAAAAATCCTTGGTAAACCTAAATTTTCAGATTTAAAAAATGGTCATTATACATTACCTGTACTATTACTCAGAAATAAAGATAGCACATTTAGATCAATGTTAAAAAAGTATAGTAAGCATAGAGCAAACAGTGAAGAATTATCCAAATATATATTAGAATCTAATGCGATTCAAGAGTCAAAAGCAATAAGTAATAAATATTTAGATGACGCATTACAAAATGTGACGGATATTGAGTCACCAATTAAAGAATATTTAGTTGAAGTAGTAGAAAAACTGAGAGACAGATTAAATTAA
- the ndk gene encoding nucleoside-diphosphate kinase, giving the protein MERTFLMIKPDGVQRNLIGPIVERLENKGFKIVGAKLMQVSDELAKTHYGEHSEKPFFGELVDFITSGPVFAMVLEGENIISTARLVVGATNPQEAAPGTIRGDFGLTVGKNIIHGSDSPESAEREINLFFDESELIDYSLINKDWIY; this is encoded by the coding sequence ATGGAAAGAACATTTTTAATGATTAAACCAGACGGCGTTCAAAGAAACCTTATTGGACCAATCGTTGAGCGTTTAGAAAACAAAGGGTTTAAAATTGTAGGTGCAAAATTAATGCAAGTATCAGATGAGCTTGCTAAAACTCACTACGGTGAACACAGCGAAAAGCCATTCTTCGGTGAGTTAGTAGACTTCATTACTTCAGGACCAGTATTCGCAATGGTTTTAGAAGGTGAAAACATCATCAGTACTGCTCGCTTAGTTGTTGGTGCTACAAACCCTCAAGAAGCAGCTCCAGGAACAATCCGCGGAGACTTTGGTTTAACAGTTGGTAAAAATATTATTCACGGTTCAGACTCACCTGAAAGTGCTGAGCGTGAAATTAATCTTTTCTTTGATGAATCAGAGCTTATCGATTATAGCTTAATCAATAAAGATTGGATCTATTAA
- the aroC gene encoding chorismate synthase: protein MRFLTAGESHGKKVTAIVEGFPSNVPINKERMTKELFMRQGGYGRGRRMQIEKDTFEFGSGVRHGYTLGSPVQMEVNNDDFKQWVNVMQSEPITDEQIKKMRRVIKEPRPGHADLVGGMKYNHRDLRNVLERSSARETTARVLVGALCKELLHALNIEMTSRVVQIGTVIDDGTYTFDEIKNNKESSSVRMVSDDKTKEAELLIDQTKAAGDTLGGVVEVIVKNPIVGLGSHVHYDTKLDGKIAQSIVSINAFKGVEFGMGFKMADYPGSQVHDEILYNPNDGFTRRTNNLGGFEGGMTTGMPVVVRGVMKPIPTLYKPLMSVNIDTKEPFKATIERSDPTAVPAASIVAEHMVAIEITKAILDKFGSDDFSDIQENIKKYNQRLEEY, encoded by the coding sequence ATGAGATTTTTAACAGCAGGTGAATCTCATGGTAAAAAAGTGACGGCGATTGTTGAAGGATTTCCTTCAAATGTTCCGATCAATAAAGAACGTATGACTAAGGAATTATTCATGCGTCAAGGTGGATACGGTCGAGGTCGCCGTATGCAAATAGAGAAAGACACATTTGAATTTGGTAGTGGCGTAAGACATGGCTATACGTTAGGCAGTCCCGTTCAAATGGAAGTGAATAACGATGATTTCAAACAATGGGTAAACGTGATGCAGTCTGAACCGATTACAGATGAACAAATTAAAAAGATGAGAAGAGTGATTAAAGAACCAAGACCTGGTCATGCTGATTTAGTCGGTGGAATGAAATATAATCACAGAGACTTAAGAAACGTACTCGAACGTTCATCAGCAAGAGAAACGACAGCACGTGTACTCGTTGGAGCACTCTGTAAAGAGTTATTGCACGCTTTAAATATTGAAATGACAAGTCGTGTCGTTCAAATAGGTACAGTTATAGATGACGGCACATATACGTTTGATGAAATTAAAAATAATAAAGAATCATCTTCTGTTCGAATGGTTTCGGATGACAAAACTAAAGAAGCTGAATTGTTAATCGATCAAACAAAAGCAGCTGGAGATACGCTCGGGGGAGTTGTAGAAGTCATCGTTAAAAATCCGATTGTTGGACTTGGCTCACACGTACATTACGATACAAAACTCGATGGTAAAATAGCACAGTCTATCGTTAGCATTAACGCATTTAAGGGTGTAGAATTTGGAATGGGATTCAAGATGGCTGACTATCCAGGCAGTCAAGTCCATGATGAAATTCTATATAATCCTAACGATGGATTTACGAGACGGACAAACAATTTAGGTGGTTTTGAAGGTGGAATGACAACAGGCATGCCTGTTGTCGTACGCGGAGTAATGAAGCCAATACCAACACTTTATAAACCATTAATGAGTGTCAATATCGACACGAAAGAACCATTTAAGGCGACGATTGAACGTAGTGATCCAACTGCTGTTCCGGCAGCGAGTATCGTCGCAGAACATATGGTTGCAATCGAGATTACAAAAGCGATATTGGATAAGTTTGGTAGCGATGATTTCTCAGATATTCAAGAAAATATAAAAAAATATAATCAGCGTTTAGAGGAATACTAA